A window from Plasmodium cynomolgi strain B DNA, chromosome 7, whole genome shotgun sequence encodes these proteins:
- a CDS encoding elongation factor 1B (putative), protein MASNANLLTVKGEGDYGKLNAFFADHSYYQNHMLSAMDLKIFNQIKCVVNKDTYPHLYHQFKDPNEKGKKAGGSHAPEKKNVPEDDDVDNDIDLFGDSNNDEQSILLEKKKQKEEELKKKKQKEKEKNRSILIIEIKPKSIDTDISKIPKLVKQKIVDENIKWGEEVKKLPVAFGLYKLHMSCIIYDDFVNTNDLMEKIENIDLDNEEDKKKRKLILGLDGEENGDNSDEEADDDVNYEEVEDDLDFLVQSAEIITFNKL, encoded by the exons ATGGCTAGCAACGCAAATTTATTAACCGTGAAGGGCGAAGGGGACTATGGCAAACTGAACGCCTTTTTCGCTGATCACTCGTACTACCAAAATCACATGCTAAGTGCCATGGATTTGAAGATCTTTAATCAGATAAAATGTGTGGTAAATAAGGATACGTACCCCCATTTGTATC ATCAGTTTAAGGATCCaaacgaaaaggggaaaaaagcgGGAGGTAGCCACGCaccagagaaaaaaaatgtcccaGAAGATGATGATGTTGATAACGATATTGACCTATTCGGGGACAGCAATAATGATGAGCAGAGCATTctcttagaaaaaaaaaaacagaaagaagaagaattaaaaaagaagaaacaaaaagaaaaggagaaaaataggTCCATTTTAATTATCGAAATAAAACCCAAATCAATTGACACAGATATTAGTAAAATACCCAAACttgttaaacaaaaaattgttgatgaaaatatcaaatggggtgaagaagtaaaaaaattacccgTAGCATTTGGACTGTACAAACTTCACATGTCTTGTATTATATATGACGATTTTGTCAATACGAATGACTTGATggagaaaatagaaaacatTGACTTGGATAATGAGgaggacaagaaaaagaggaagctaATTCTTGGCTTGGATGGAGAGGAAAACGGCGACAACAGTGACGAGGAGGCCGACGACGATGTGAATTATGAAGAGGTGGAGGACGACCTGGACTTCCTGGTGCAGTCGGCCGAGATTATTACCTTCAACAAGTTGTGA
- a CDS encoding hypothetical protein (putative), with protein NLKEREEREKEKVNRMRSDHCDEHQMEESDFKNVNTMERIAQNNSLCYEGVDMDEHNSAPEKRWAGEGNNRTVEEVKSVQSVKPVKPVKPVQSLESLQSLQSLELRQSSQAGDAGLPPHTQPCNNPFTALLATGRECSDNLTISAEEYARNTLKCFFETNKHQKVHRKYITVYIKRCNEEEGKTYRSINEVYIYEAVKNNICTYINIDNKIIKKLKSTALLITSGTGSTAWAYNVNKIDKKKMKNIIDEFVRIQNDVVKENIQPINYDVFSEYINNSICFHPSSKHMKCIVKEPVENSVYDSTDHVYNCQYVNIRTCTSNTIVYIDGIYNIKIQPNDSVILHIKEGDFIVSYK; from the coding sequence AATCTCAAAGAGAGggaggaaagggaaaaggaaaaggtcAACAGGATGAGGAGTGATCATTGTGATGAACATCAAATGGAAGAATccgatttcaaaaatgtgaacacgATGGAGCGTATTGCTCAAAATAACAGTTTGTGTTATGAGGGTGTGGACATGGATGAGCACAACAGTGCCCCTGAGAAGAGGTGGGCAGGGGAGGGGAACAACCGCACGGTGGAGGAAGTAAAGTCGGTCCAATCGGTCAAACCGGTCAAACCGGTCAAACCGGTCCAATCGCTAGAATCGCTCCAATCGCTCCAATCGCTCGAGCTCAGGCAAAGCAGTCAAGCTGGCGATGCTGGCCTGCCCCCGCACACGCAACCTTGCAACAACCCGTTCACCGCCCTCCTCGCCACGGGGCGCGAGTGCTCAGATAATCTCACCATTAGTGCGGAGGAGTACGCCAGGAACACACTCAAATGCTTCTTCGAAACGAACAAGCATCAAAAGGTACACAGGAAATACATCACGGTGTACATCAAAAGATGCaacgaggaagaaggaaaaacgtACAGAAGTATTAACGAGGTGTATATTTACGAGGCAGTCAAAAATAATATCTGCacgtacataaatatagacaataaaattataaagaagCTAAAGAGTACGGCTCTGTTGATTACGAGTGGGACTGGGTCGACTGCTTGGGCATACaatgttaacaaaattgacaaaaaaaaaatgaaaaatattatcgaCGAATTTGTACGTATACAAAATGATGTTGTGAAGGAGAATATCCAGCCGATCAACTATGACGTTTTTTCTgagtacataaataattcCATTTGCTTCCATCCCAGTAGCAAACATATGAAGTGTATTGTGAAAGAGCCCGTGGAAAATAGCGTGTACGACTCTACGGACCATGTGTACAACTGCCAGTACGTGAATATACGGACCTGCACGAGCAACACCATCGTGTACATTGATGGTATATACAACATTAAGATTCAGCCCAACGACTCGGTCATTCTGCACATAAAGGAGGGCGACTTTATCGTCAGTTACAAGTAG
- a CDS encoding hypothetical protein (putative), whose translation MLDGNTFLQTKRYVSVLANELRSGHIFLHNDKYCEVTEQRQVKQGRLATTNMLNSVRFPPPRRSPSST comes from the exons ATGTTAGATGGCAACACTTTTTTACAAACCAAAAGATACGTGTCGGTGCTAGCGAACGAGTTGAGGAGTGGGCACATATTCCTCCACAATGACAAATATTGCGAGGTGACTGAACAGAGGCAGGTCAAGCAGGGCCGACTAGCCACAACGAACATG CTAAATTCGGTCCGTTTCCCTCCCCCACGCAGATCTCCTTCATCGACCTGA